A stretch of Paenibacillus sp. URB8-2 DNA encodes these proteins:
- a CDS encoding cache domain-containing sensor histidine kinase, giving the protein MGVRNGISEWFGRLPIRRKIVLIFLPLIIFPLLALGLLSGEMFSRSVIEKTKNNVRDESRLILSQIDSIVKNTESSANIMTTDIIRLYDERSASSEEIQEEKFRNLMESRLSIDLVLFPDADSAVFVDVTGRVYSSYPPQESRDRKVLYSGLPEKVKLMGSYGVGRWLPVERRDFMVSDPAVPVLTLGKIVFNLDTGSQLGTLFVNVKETTFASILQVMGESSSSKQYYIVDGSGRIVSSPNERLLLTPFAASVAPGLLEREAPVSDIVGSGKGSSLATLIAYDRLNWKLVNIVSLQTLNGDIRRNFALTFAFGALCLLLSLLLAGKLSQIIVNPLLQVTKAMRKVKEGDINVSSPVTTQDETGLIATVFNSMVQQIKELLKAITEEQGRKREYELALIHAQIKPHFLYNTLDTIYVLNDLGLNEEARDTTKALADFYRVVLSKGSELIPLADEIDNVRDYLNIMQVRNPDVLRYEIDIPIELENVMVPKLSLQPLVENAIYHGLKTKGSQGLIVIRARRDGGDAAIAVIDNGVGMSPEQVLRVTQFTSGNGKPASIGIYSVYERIKLYFGEPYGLTVRSKPGAGTIMEMKVPGKEGKDGNV; this is encoded by the coding sequence GTCCGGTGAAATGTTCAGCCGCTCGGTGATTGAGAAGACGAAGAACAATGTCCGGGACGAGTCCCGGCTCATTCTCTCGCAGATTGACTCCATCGTGAAAAACACGGAGAGCAGCGCAAATATCATGACGACCGATATCATCCGTCTTTATGATGAACGCTCGGCTTCGTCCGAGGAGATACAAGAGGAAAAGTTCCGTAATCTGATGGAGAGCCGACTTTCCATTGACCTTGTGCTGTTTCCCGATGCGGACTCGGCCGTATTCGTCGATGTGACCGGAAGGGTGTACTCGTCCTACCCTCCCCAAGAAAGCCGGGATAGGAAGGTATTATACAGCGGCCTGCCGGAAAAGGTAAAATTGATGGGCAGCTACGGTGTGGGCCGCTGGCTGCCGGTGGAACGGCGGGATTTCATGGTAAGCGACCCCGCTGTTCCGGTGCTGACGCTAGGTAAGATCGTATTCAACCTGGATACCGGCAGCCAGCTGGGTACGCTGTTTGTCAATGTCAAGGAGACAACCTTCGCTTCGATTCTTCAGGTCATGGGTGAGAGCTCGTCTTCCAAGCAGTATTATATTGTTGACGGCTCCGGCAGAATTGTCTCTTCGCCCAATGAACGGCTGCTGCTGACGCCGTTTGCGGCGAGCGTAGCTCCGGGTCTTCTGGAGCGTGAAGCCCCGGTTTCTGACATTGTCGGCTCGGGGAAGGGGAGCAGCCTGGCGACGCTAATCGCTTACGACAGGTTGAACTGGAAGCTGGTAAACATCGTTTCGCTTCAGACGCTGAACGGCGATATCCGCCGGAATTTTGCTCTGACTTTCGCATTCGGCGCCTTATGTCTGCTGCTGTCGCTGCTGCTTGCGGGGAAGCTGTCCCAGATCATCGTGAATCCTTTGCTTCAAGTTACAAAGGCGATGCGAAAGGTGAAGGAGGGCGACATCAATGTCTCTTCGCCGGTGACGACGCAGGACGAAACGGGACTGATCGCCACGGTCTTCAATTCGATGGTGCAGCAGATCAAGGAGCTGCTTAAAGCCATAACCGAGGAACAGGGCCGCAAGCGGGAGTACGAGCTGGCCCTGATTCACGCGCAGATCAAGCCTCATTTTTTATATAATACGCTGGATACGATTTATGTGCTTAACGATTTGGGACTGAACGAGGAAGCTCGGGATACGACCAAGGCGTTGGCCGACTTCTACCGGGTGGTTCTGAGCAAGGGCAGTGAGCTGATACCGCTTGCAGACGAGATTGACAATGTCCGGGATTATCTTAACATTATGCAAGTCCGCAACCCCGACGTGCTGCGCTATGAAATCGATATTCCGATTGAACTGGAGAACGTGATGGTGCCCAAGCTGTCGCTTCAGCCGCTGGTGGAGAATGCCATTTACCATGGTCTGAAAACCAAGGGCAGTCAGGGATTAATTGTCATCCGGGCAAGGAGAGACGGCGGCGATGCGGCGATTGCCGTTATAGATAATGGGGTAGGAATGTCGCCGGAGCAGGTGCTGCGGGTTACGCAGTTTACCTCCGGGAACGGCAAGCCCGCATCAATCGGAATATACAGCGTATACGAACGTATCAAGCTCTATTTCGGCGAGCCGTACGGACTGACGGTGCGGAGCAAGCCGGGAGCAGGGACGATAATGGAAATGAAGGTGCCCGGAAAGGAGGGGAAGGATGGCAATGTATAA